A stretch of the uncultured Cohaesibacter sp. genome encodes the following:
- a CDS encoding tetratricopeptide repeat protein has product MQAQTADRIKKANKYLAAGKPDRAETICRKLLKEKMGYVDIRLTLSKALLAQDKPEQALKYLIEAADKQPDNIVLQSATGDLALRIDKYAEAIDHYQKAVSLEASNPDLWYRLSNTLFQAASENYKSYLDGDAAKQTGETKLKVDFYDDAIAISTKAIELFSEHEPLLRLTGEILLKAGIEDAAMLCFERCLPLDPFDPIAHYQWLEHKRTKEANQEIVDYALAQGERIANDPICNRTVTYAYAQLGRFDKALEHICRSVELAPQNDKFVTAKAHIFYRLGRFHEAIETSNKALELNPQATYPHWLNCLSYWKLGNLPQAHKCNPYRFEVADVCTKFNLKSPLWRGEILEDKRLYIWSDQGVGDIFKTASMLKEITPHENVIVAVQDKCMPFLKALFPKIDVRALPAKLPALRIVSNAFGTKQSRKNEFPEIEEDFDYQISLGSLIEVLRPEISDFEGKDKILTLPAKVIEPFRSLDILSNPNTTKVGLAWSSKTFGDPEAYGYLELEELLDILRMPGFEFYNFQYTAKEAEIVAFREKHNVPLYHAPGLDLMDDMLGTAAFNSCMDLFVGPGSTSSDIAGSVGIKCLRYSPCHYQDNLGQPYVPWFDDQKSIEIPWGSDALEYLDELKQWLRDNKKH; this is encoded by the coding sequence ATGCAAGCTCAGACCGCCGACCGCATCAAGAAGGCAAATAAGTATCTCGCAGCGGGAAAGCCCGACCGTGCGGAAACGATCTGCCGTAAATTGCTCAAGGAGAAGATGGGTTATGTGGATATCCGCCTCACCCTGTCCAAGGCCTTGCTGGCGCAGGACAAGCCCGAACAGGCTCTGAAATATCTCATTGAGGCCGCAGACAAGCAGCCGGACAATATAGTCCTGCAATCGGCAACCGGCGACCTTGCCTTGCGGATCGACAAATATGCCGAGGCCATCGATCATTATCAAAAGGCTGTCAGCCTTGAAGCGTCCAATCCGGACCTTTGGTATCGCTTGAGCAATACCCTATTTCAGGCAGCCTCGGAAAATTACAAGTCTTATCTGGACGGCGATGCCGCAAAGCAAACGGGTGAAACGAAACTCAAGGTCGATTTTTACGACGACGCCATCGCCATCTCCACCAAGGCCATCGAGCTGTTCTCCGAGCATGAACCCTTGCTGCGCCTGACGGGTGAAATTCTGCTCAAGGCCGGCATTGAGGATGCGGCCATGCTGTGCTTTGAGCGTTGTCTGCCCCTCGATCCCTTCGATCCGATCGCCCATTATCAGTGGCTGGAACACAAACGCACCAAGGAAGCCAATCAGGAGATTGTCGATTATGCTCTGGCGCAGGGGGAGCGTATTGCCAATGACCCCATATGCAACCGCACGGTCACCTATGCCTATGCCCAGCTTGGCCGCTTTGACAAGGCATTGGAGCATATCTGCCGCTCGGTTGAGCTGGCGCCACAAAATGACAAATTCGTCACCGCCAAAGCCCATATCTTTTATCGCCTGGGCCGGTTTCACGAAGCGATCGAAACAAGCAACAAGGCCCTTGAGCTCAACCCCCAAGCCACCTACCCCCATTGGCTGAACTGTCTGTCCTATTGGAAGCTTGGGAATTTGCCCCAGGCCCACAAATGCAATCCCTACCGCTTCGAAGTGGCTGATGTCTGCACCAAGTTCAATTTAAAAAGCCCCCTTTGGCGCGGCGAAATCCTTGAAGACAAGCGGCTCTATATCTGGTCCGATCAGGGCGTCGGCGACATTTTCAAAACCGCCAGCATGCTCAAGGAAATCACGCCACATGAAAATGTGATTGTCGCGGTACAGGACAAATGCATGCCATTCCTGAAGGCACTGTTTCCCAAAATCGATGTTCGGGCCCTGCCCGCCAAGCTGCCCGCCCTACGCATTGTCAGCAACGCATTTGGCACCAAACAGAGCCGCAAGAATGAATTCCCGGAGATCGAGGAAGATTTCGACTATCAGATCTCTCTTGGCTCACTGATTGAGGTGCTCCGCCCTGAGATCAGCGATTTCGAAGGCAAGGACAAGATACTTACCCTTCCAGCCAAGGTCATCGAGCCTTTCCGCTCCCTCGACATTCTTTCCAACCCGAACACCACAAAGGTGGGACTTGCATGGTCGAGCAAGACCTTTGGCGATCCCGAAGCCTATGGCTATCTGGAACTGGAAGAGCTGTTGGATATTCTGCGGATGCCCGGCTTCGAATTCTACAATTTCCAATATACGGCCAAGGAAGCGGAGATTGTGGCCTTCAGGGAAAAACACAATGTGCCGCTCTATCACGCCCCCGGCCTTGATCTGATGGACGACATGCTTGGCACTGCTGCCTTCAACAGTTGCATGGATCTGTTTGTTGGCCCCGGCTCTACCAGCTCCGATATTGCCGGTTCGGTGGGAATCAAATGTCTGCGTTATTCCCCTTGCCACTATCAGGACAATCTCGGCCAACCCTATGTGCCGTGGTTCGATGATCAGAAGTCAATCGAAATTCCGTGGGGCAGCGATGCTCTGGAGTATCTTGACGAACTCAAACAATGGTTGCGGGACAATAAGAAACACTGA
- a CDS encoding TIM barrel protein, with the protein MIQAFPWDHWQKEIALADSIGMHCMEWTLDQADLYKNPLMTPEGQAEIRALCDKHNLTIPNLTGDCFMQAPFWKADSEQSKTALLNDFEAICKAASTVGIRNIVVPLVDNGSLQTQTQTDCLIEELIARKALFDSLGVTILFESDFAPQSLADFIAKLPAPTFGINYDSGNSAGIGYNVREEWATYGERITNLHIKDRLYQGTTVPLGIGAADFPALFACMAEANYRGDIILQTARAPDGDHLRAILTYRAFVKGGLKQAGGQND; encoded by the coding sequence ATGATTCAGGCATTCCCATGGGACCACTGGCAAAAAGAAATCGCACTCGCCGACAGCATCGGCATGCACTGCATGGAATGGACACTCGATCAGGCCGATCTTTACAAAAATCCTCTGATGACGCCTGAGGGACAGGCCGAGATCCGTGCTCTGTGTGACAAGCATAACCTCACCATCCCCAACCTGACCGGCGATTGCTTCATGCAGGCCCCCTTCTGGAAGGCCGACAGCGAGCAGAGCAAAACGGCTCTTCTCAATGATTTCGAAGCCATCTGCAAAGCCGCAAGCACAGTCGGCATCCGCAACATTGTTGTGCCTCTGGTTGACAATGGCAGCCTGCAGACACAAACACAGACCGATTGTCTGATAGAGGAACTGATCGCCCGCAAGGCGCTGTTTGACAGTCTGGGCGTCACCATCCTGTTTGAGAGCGACTTCGCACCCCAGTCACTGGCAGACTTCATCGCCAAACTGCCCGCCCCGACCTTCGGCATCAATTATGACAGCGGCAACAGTGCTGGCATTGGCTATAATGTCCGCGAAGAATGGGCCACATATGGCGAGCGGATCACCAATCTGCATATCAAGGATCGCCTCTATCAAGGCACCACCGTGCCCCTCGGCATCGGGGCGGCGGACTTCCCTGCCCTGTTCGCCTGCATGGCGGAAGCCAACTATCGCGGCGACATCATCCTGCAAACCGCTCGCGCCCCTGATGGCGACCATCTGCGTGCAATTCTGACCTACCGTGCCTTTGTCAAAGGCGGCCTAAAACAGGCTGGGGGACAGAATGACTGA
- a CDS encoding class I SAM-dependent methyltransferase: MLAFETIDGLSKPCPRCGAKCDHVLTAKLRRGEGVVYHCPSCDLGFLDGKPFDVKAFYESEYRKSVSHKAEGTSTHAEEMFTIYSRFQKQRLDLILPHITPQTDLLELGASAGQFLTHLEGKANRLCAIELDLDCCAFMADRFAFEISSDFFSDSPFADQTFDIVCSFQVLEHTPDPVAFLKDVYQALKPGGRAFIEVPNLYDPLLTTWKVPSYTQFYYHAEHLFYFSGEALKQACRDAGFAEDAMTLHFTQDYNLLNHLHWIMNDGPQGTCEIGLSEVKLDGHDPALTTWLSDQLATLNAAYIDKLVASGQTSNLLIESVKDT; encoded by the coding sequence ATGCTTGCGTTTGAAACCATCGACGGCCTGTCCAAACCCTGCCCGCGTTGCGGCGCGAAGTGCGATCATGTCCTGACCGCCAAACTGCGCCGGGGAGAAGGGGTCGTTTATCATTGCCCCAGCTGCGACCTTGGTTTTCTCGATGGCAAGCCGTTTGACGTCAAGGCCTTCTACGAGAGCGAATATCGCAAGAGCGTCTCCCACAAGGCCGAAGGCACCTCGACCCATGCCGAGGAAATGTTCACCATCTACAGCCGGTTTCAAAAGCAACGCCTCGATCTGATCCTGCCCCACATCACGCCGCAAACCGATCTCTTGGAACTTGGGGCCTCAGCCGGGCAGTTTCTCACTCATCTGGAAGGCAAGGCCAACCGGCTCTGCGCCATCGAGCTTGATCTGGATTGCTGCGCCTTCATGGCCGACCGCTTCGCCTTTGAAATCAGCTCTGACTTCTTTTCCGACAGCCCCTTTGCCGATCAGACCTTCGATATTGTCTGTTCGTTTCAGGTTCTGGAGCATACCCCTGACCCGGTGGCGTTCCTCAAGGACGTGTATCAGGCCTTAAAGCCCGGTGGTCGCGCCTTCATCGAGGTGCCCAACCTCTATGACCCGCTGCTGACCACATGGAAAGTGCCCAGCTACACTCAATTCTATTATCATGCCGAGCATCTCTTCTATTTCTCGGGCGAGGCCCTAAAGCAGGCCTGCCGGGATGCAGGTTTCGCCGAAGACGCCATGACCTTGCATTTCACGCAGGACTATAACCTGCTCAATCATCTGCACTGGATCATGAATGACGGCCCGCAAGGCACCTGCGAAATCGGCCTGTCAGAGGTCAAGCTCGACGGCCATGACCCAGCCCTAACCACTTGGCTCAGCGATCAGCTCGCAACACTGAATGCAGCCTATATCGACAAGCTCGTCGCCAGTGGCCAAACCTCAAATCTTCTGATTGAATCGGTAAAAGACACATGA
- a CDS encoding VOC family protein, with product MITNIRHTGLVVQDLDASLHFWCEVMGFTLARRMEEAGPHIDAIMELDDVKVTTAKLAAPDGNLLELLHFTSHPDKPAWEGSPISTGLTHMAFTVKDLEATCATLTEHGVRLHSDIQTSPDGLAKLVYCRGPEGLILELVEMNAS from the coding sequence ATGATCACCAACATCCGCCATACAGGCCTTGTGGTTCAGGATCTTGATGCCAGCCTGCATTTCTGGTGCGAGGTCATGGGCTTCACGCTGGCCCGACGCATGGAGGAAGCCGGCCCGCATATCGATGCGATCATGGAGCTGGACGACGTCAAGGTGACCACCGCCAAGCTCGCCGCTCCCGATGGCAATCTGCTGGAACTGTTGCACTTCACCTCCCATCCGGACAAACCGGCATGGGAAGGAAGCCCGATCAGCACCGGCCTCACCCATATGGCCTTCACGGTCAAGGATCTTGAGGCCACCTGCGCAACACTGACCGAGCACGGTGTCCGTCTCCATTCGGACATCCAGACATCGCCCGATGGCCTGGCCAAGCTGGTTTATTGTCGGGGCCCGGAGGGCCTCATCCTCGAACTTGTAGAGATGAACGCTTCATGA
- a CDS encoding class I SAM-dependent methyltransferase, translating to MTRHSIDWHTKQDDDYLQLCIDRLSQPPLFWVEQFVTFINEQTASWGDAPRLINDIGCCTGAFNVGLSALGQHPIDYKGYDISQTYLDIARLHFPKRPFELLDIGRDRPRETDISVMSGTLEHVDEWQSALSHICQTTKRFVLMRTFLGTSFEVGHYSQPGADHSYPIYQFTFQQIHEEAERHGFSVEMMRDKATDSIPKYLGCGITRTQYVCLLTAKGA from the coding sequence ATGACCCGACACTCCATCGATTGGCACACCAAGCAGGATGACGACTATCTCCAGCTTTGCATTGATCGCCTCTCCCAGCCACCGCTTTTCTGGGTGGAGCAGTTTGTCACCTTCATCAATGAGCAGACAGCCAGCTGGGGCGACGCGCCGCGACTGATCAATGACATTGGTTGCTGCACCGGGGCCTTCAATGTGGGCTTGAGCGCACTTGGTCAACACCCGATCGATTATAAGGGCTATGACATCTCCCAGACCTATCTCGACATTGCCCGCCTGCATTTCCCCAAGCGCCCCTTCGAGCTTCTCGACATTGGCCGGGACAGACCGCGCGAGACCGACATTTCGGTCATGTCCGGCACGTTGGAGCATGTCGATGAATGGCAAAGCGCCCTTTCCCATATCTGCCAGACGACCAAACGCTTTGTCCTGATGCGCACTTTCCTCGGCACCAGCTTCGAGGTTGGGCATTATTCCCAGCCCGGTGCGGATCATTCCTATCCGATCTATCAATTCACCTTTCAACAGATTCATGAAGAAGCAGAAAGGCACGGTTTCTCTGTGGAGATGATGCGCGACAAGGCGACAGATTCCATTCCCAAATATCTCGGCTGCGGCATAACCCGCACTCAATATGTCTGTCTTCTGACCGCAAAGGGCGCGTGA
- a CDS encoding flagellin, giving the protein MSDITLSAGVRQNLLSLQNTADLMSTTQNRLATGKKVNSALDNPTNYFTSQGLSSRAADLSNLLDGIGNSIKTLEAADNGIKAITKLVESAQSTIRQAQSANSDSAGTHIQSDAGINTAGSSGASTKARAENQTLTKLGFTTGTSSNLTITSTSENGVTQTFDLNAHFTATGKSYLDGDGSASTSTDDYTISNLVDDINASGVATASITDDGRLDLKANGNSELELQLVNTDTETATTQAGTTGTSLAAALGFGASTDKLGELADGSTGTVGDAGGTDFEFTAGATSGDADTFTVTNVASTSDADNSELVTQFNDILDQIDSLAADSSFNGINLINGEGNDLTVSFNEHRDEKKSELEIKSADLTSDGLSISAATSLSTDEANLKLDSLADALTSLRKQASTFGSNLSTVQIRKDYTKESINTLQTGADALVLADSNEEGANMLALQTRQILSTTALSLASQADQAVTRFLRA; this is encoded by the coding sequence ATGTCGGATATCACTCTCTCTGCTGGCGTGCGCCAGAACTTGTTGTCACTCCAGAATACTGCGGACTTGATGTCCACAACGCAGAACCGTCTGGCAACTGGTAAAAAAGTCAACTCAGCGTTGGACAATCCAACCAACTACTTTACGTCCCAGGGCTTGAGCAGCCGTGCAGCCGATTTGAGCAACCTTCTCGACGGCATTGGTAACTCGATCAAAACTCTGGAAGCAGCCGACAACGGCATCAAGGCCATCACCAAACTGGTTGAAAGTGCACAGTCCACTATTCGTCAGGCACAGTCTGCAAATAGTGACTCTGCTGGCACCCACATCCAGTCCGATGCTGGCATCAACACCGCAGGGTCTTCAGGTGCCTCCACCAAGGCCCGTGCTGAAAACCAGACCCTTACCAAGCTGGGCTTCACCACCGGTACCAGCTCGAACCTGACGATCACCTCCACATCGGAAAATGGTGTTACTCAGACCTTCGATCTGAATGCTCATTTTACTGCAACTGGCAAAAGCTATCTGGACGGTGACGGGTCTGCGTCCACCAGCACTGACGACTACACCATCAGCAATCTGGTTGACGACATCAACGCTTCCGGCGTTGCAACCGCATCGATCACCGATGACGGCCGTCTTGACCTGAAAGCCAACGGCAACTCCGAATTGGAACTGCAGCTGGTCAACACCGATACCGAAACCGCTACCACGCAGGCAGGCACCACCGGTACCTCTCTGGCAGCAGCTCTCGGCTTTGGCGCATCCACTGACAAGCTTGGTGAACTGGCTGATGGCTCCACCGGTACGGTTGGTGACGCAGGTGGTACCGACTTTGAATTCACCGCTGGTGCAACCTCAGGTGATGCAGATACCTTCACCGTTACCAACGTTGCTTCTACGTCGGATGCTGACAACTCTGAACTCGTCACCCAGTTCAACGATATTCTTGACCAGATCGACTCGCTTGCAGCTGACTCCAGCTTCAACGGCATCAACCTGATCAATGGCGAAGGCAATGACCTGACCGTATCGTTCAACGAACATCGTGACGAAAAGAAATCCGAGCTTGAAATCAAGTCTGCTGATTTGACCTCCGATGGTCTGAGCATCAGCGCTGCGACTTCTTTGAGCACGGATGAAGCAAACCTGAAACTGGATTCCCTGGCCGATGCCCTGACGTCTCTGCGCAAACAGGCTTCGACCTTCGGTTCCAACCTTTCCACCGTGCAGATCCGTAAGGATTACACCAAGGAAAGCATCAATACCCTGCAAACCGGTGCCGATGCTCTGGTTCTTGCAGATTCCAACGAAGAAGGTGCGAACATGCTGGCGCTGCAAACCCGCCAGATCCTGTCCACCACTGCTCTGTCTCTGGCTTCCCAGGCAGACCAGGCCGTTACCCGGTTCCTCCGGGCCTAA
- a CDS encoding SDR family oxidoreductase — MTNSVLSSFELTGRVAIITGGAGLLGRKHAEAVAELGGIPCLLDLDAVRAADAAKDLEAIHGCQTFSIGVDITDPDALIAVRDAILTRFGRIDILINNAANNPKMESTDGANWSRFEDFPLQIWQDDIAVGLTGAMLCAKIFGTQMAKQKGGVILNIASDLGIIAPDQRIYRNEGESADTQSVKPVTYSVVKAGLIGLTRYLATYWPDKGVRANALAPGGVYNGQDEAFVARLTNLIPMGRMADKDEYKAAVAFMVSDASSYMNGTTLSIDGGRTVW; from the coding sequence ATGACCAACAGTGTATTGAGCAGCTTCGAGCTGACCGGCCGGGTGGCAATCATCACCGGCGGCGCTGGTTTGCTTGGCCGCAAACATGCCGAGGCTGTGGCAGAGCTTGGCGGCATCCCTTGCCTGCTCGACCTTGATGCGGTCCGAGCGGCTGATGCAGCCAAAGATCTGGAAGCCATCCACGGCTGCCAGACCTTCTCTATTGGCGTGGACATCACCGATCCCGACGCCCTCATCGCGGTGAGAGATGCCATTCTGACGCGCTTTGGCCGCATTGATATTCTCATCAACAATGCCGCCAACAATCCCAAGATGGAATCCACCGATGGAGCCAACTGGTCGCGCTTTGAGGATTTCCCACTTCAGATCTGGCAAGACGATATCGCCGTCGGCCTGACCGGGGCGATGCTCTGCGCAAAAATCTTCGGCACCCAGATGGCCAAACAGAAGGGCGGCGTCATTCTAAACATCGCGTCCGATCTTGGCATCATCGCGCCCGATCAGAGGATCTATCGCAACGAAGGCGAAAGCGCAGACACCCAAAGCGTCAAGCCGGTCACCTACTCCGTCGTCAAGGCAGGTCTCATCGGCCTTACCCGTTATCTCGCCACCTATTGGCCCGACAAGGGCGTGCGTGCCAACGCCTTGGCGCCCGGTGGCGTCTATAACGGACAAGACGAGGCTTTCGTTGCGCGCCTGACCAATCTCATTCCCATGGGCAGGATGGCCGACAAGGATGAATATAAGGCCGCGGTCGCCTTCATGGTCTCGGACGCATCGAGCTATATGAATGGCACCACCCTCTCCATAGATGGAGGCCGCACCGTCTGGTAG
- the flbT gene encoding flagellar biosynthesis repressor FlbT encodes MPLKIELRPGEKIIIGNSVITNGESRARLFVDGEAPILREKDILTSETANSPARRIYLCVQLMYLGQNLEQHKETYFTLVNEFLQAAPSALTIIDAINRKILTNSLYPALKETKALIKYEEELLRDVQPIRSESLPGSGLSRG; translated from the coding sequence ATGCCTCTCAAGATCGAGTTGCGTCCCGGTGAAAAAATCATCATCGGCAACAGCGTTATCACCAATGGTGAAAGTCGCGCCAGATTGTTCGTGGATGGAGAAGCGCCAATCCTGAGGGAAAAGGACATCCTGACCAGCGAAACCGCCAACAGCCCCGCACGGCGCATCTATTTGTGTGTTCAGCTGATGTATCTGGGTCAAAATCTGGAGCAGCACAAAGAAACCTATTTTACTTTGGTGAACGAATTTTTACAGGCCGCTCCCAGCGCATTAACTATTATAGACGCTATAAATAGGAAAATATTAACCAATTCACTCTATCCTGCTTTGAAGGAAACGAAGGCGCTTATAAAGTACGAAGAGGAGTTGCTCCGAGATGTACAACCAATCCGCAGCGAGAGCCTACCAGGAAGCGGGTTATCACGGGGGTGA
- a CDS encoding flagellin translates to MGIMSGITLSAGVRSNLLSLQNTADLMSNTANRLSTGLKVNSALDNPNSYFTSQGLGTRANELGNLLDGIGNATKTLEAADNGIKAITKLVESAQSTVRQAQQANSDSSGTHIQSGANINTAGSSGDTTKARAENQTLTKLGFTAGTSSNLTIKSTSENGVTKTFDLNAHFTATGETLLDGDGSASTSTDDYTVSDLVDDINASGVATASITDDGRLDLKANGNSELELQLVNTDTETATTQAGTTGTSLASALGFGSSADELGELADGSTGTVGDAGGTDVEFTAGATSGDADTFTVTNVASSSDADNAELVSQFNDILDQINELASDASYNGVNLINGEGSDLTVAFNEHRDSKKSELTIKSADLTASGLSIGSATSLSSDEANTKLDSLSEALSTLRAQSSTFGSKLNTVTIREEFTKESINTLQTGADSLVLADSNEEGANMLALQTRQTLSTTSLSLASQADQAVLRFLRA, encoded by the coding sequence ATGGGGATTATGTCAGGAATTACTCTCTCAGCAGGCGTTCGCTCGAACTTGCTTTCTTTGCAGAATACTGCAGACTTGATGTCTAACACGGCAAACCGGCTTTCCACGGGTTTGAAAGTCAACTCCGCGTTGGACAATCCAAACAGCTACTTTACTTCTCAAGGTCTCGGCACGCGGGCAAACGAGCTGGGCAACCTTCTTGACGGTATCGGCAACGCAACCAAAACGCTCGAAGCAGCTGACAATGGCATCAAAGCCATCACCAAGCTGGTTGAAAGTGCGCAGTCGACCGTTCGTCAGGCCCAGCAGGCCAACAGCGATTCAAGCGGTACCCACATTCAGTCCGGAGCCAACATCAACACGGCAGGTTCCAGTGGCGACACCACCAAGGCCCGTGCTGAAAACCAGACCCTTACCAAACTGGGCTTCACCGCAGGTACCAGCTCGAACCTCACCATCAAATCCACATCTGAAAATGGCGTGACCAAGACGTTCGACCTGAATGCGCACTTTACAGCAACCGGCGAAACTCTGCTTGATGGCGATGGCTCTGCATCCACCAGCACTGATGACTACACTGTCAGCGATCTTGTTGACGACATCAACGCATCAGGCGTTGCAACCGCTTCGATCACTGATGACGGTCGTCTGGACCTGAAAGCCAACGGCAACTCCGAACTGGAACTGCAGTTGGTCAATACCGATACCGAAACTGCAACCACGCAGGCCGGCACCACCGGTACGTCTCTGGCATCTGCCCTGGGCTTTGGGTCATCTGCTGATGAACTCGGTGAACTGGCCGATGGCTCCACCGGTACGGTTGGCGATGCAGGTGGTACTGATGTTGAATTCACCGCAGGTGCAACGTCTGGCGACGCTGATACCTTCACGGTTACCAACGTGGCCTCTTCGTCTGATGCGGACAATGCCGAACTGGTCTCCCAGTTCAACGACATTCTCGATCAGATCAATGAATTGGCATCGGATGCCAGCTATAACGGTGTGAACCTGATCAATGGCGAAGGCAGTGACTTGACCGTTGCTTTCAACGAACATCGTGACAGCAAGAAGTCCGAACTGACGATCAAATCTGCTGACCTCACCGCATCAGGCCTGAGCATCGGTAGCGCGACCTCTCTGAGTTCCGATGAAGCCAACACCAAGCTGGACAGCCTCTCTGAAGCCCTCTCCACCTTGCGTGCCCAGTCTTCGACCTTCGGTTCGAAACTGAACACGGTGACCATTCGTGAGGAATTCACGAAAGAGAGCATCAATACCTTGCAGACCGGTGCTGACTCTCTGGTTCTCGCAGACTCCAACGAAGAAGGTGCGAACATGCTGGCGCTGCAAACCCGCCAGACCCTGTCCACAACCTCCCTGTCTCTGGCATCTCAGGCAGACCAGGCTGTGCTGCGCTTCTTGCGCGCCTAA
- a CDS encoding SDR family oxidoreductase, protein MTDFSGQSALITGSSKGIGLAIARALHQAGCHVLLNGRNEAPLKQACDNLGAERCSYVVGDVSDPADAKRIAEKARDLFGSLDILVCNVGSGASVPPGEETAAEWQRVFATNLWSTTNMVESCRNLITRQTGSILCISSICGNETIPGAPVTYSAAKAALNAFVKGIARPLGKEGIRINAIAPGNILFDGSVWQRKMDENKEAVDQMLQKDVALARLGTPIDVANLTLWLASDQAPFATGQIWTLDGGQTRR, encoded by the coding sequence ATGACTGATTTTTCCGGCCAGTCAGCGCTCATCACCGGCTCATCAAAAGGCATCGGCCTTGCCATCGCTCGTGCCCTCCATCAGGCAGGCTGCCACGTGCTGCTCAATGGCCGCAACGAAGCGCCCCTGAAACAGGCCTGCGACAACCTCGGCGCGGAGCGCTGTTCCTATGTGGTGGGGGATGTCTCAGATCCGGCAGACGCTAAACGTATTGCGGAGAAGGCCCGTGACCTTTTTGGCAGCCTTGATATTCTGGTCTGCAATGTCGGGTCAGGAGCGTCCGTGCCACCGGGAGAGGAAACCGCTGCCGAATGGCAACGGGTATTTGCCACCAACCTGTGGAGCACGACAAACATGGTGGAAAGCTGTCGGAACCTGATCACCAGACAGACAGGCTCGATCCTCTGCATTTCCTCCATTTGCGGCAACGAGACCATTCCCGGCGCGCCGGTGACCTATTCCGCCGCCAAGGCAGCGCTCAATGCCTTTGTCAAAGGCATCGCCCGGCCCTTGGGCAAGGAGGGCATTCGCATCAACGCCATCGCGCCGGGCAACATCCTGTTTGATGGCTCGGTCTGGCAACGCAAGATGGATGAGAATAAAGAAGCCGTTGATCAGATGCTGCAAAAGGACGTCGCACTGGCCCGCCTTGGCACACCGATCGATGTGGCCAATCTGACCCTGTGGCTGGCATCCGACCAGGCACCCTTTGCCACGGGGCAAATCTGGACCCTCGATGGCGGCCAGACCCGCCGCTGA